The Nitrospiraceae bacterium sequence ATGGACGAAACGCAAAGGGCGGCCACCGACGGAGGATGAGCTCGCAGAATCCTTAGGCATGGAGGCTCAGGAGGTGGACGAGACTCTTCTGCAAGCCAAGGGAGCCGTCGTGTTAAGTCTCGATGATTTGGGCTCCAATGATGAAGACTCACATCCCATTTTGGATGCACTGGCGGATCGGGACCAACCTTCGCCGTTGGAGACGTTGGTGTCGGAGGATGCCCGCCAGGCGTTGGTCGATGCCATTGAACGATTGCCGGAGCGTCAACGGCTGGTGTTAACCCTCTATTATTTTGAAGAACTGACCATGAAAGAAATAGGAGTCGTGTTGCACGTCACGGAATCCCGAATTTGTCAATTACATGCCCAAGCCATGATTCGTCTGAAGGCCCTTCTTCATACTCGGCTCGGTCCGTAGATATGCCTGAGAGAGACGGCGTAAGCCCTCAGGCGAAGGTGGCGTTTTTTTTTCGGCATGTCCGACATCTTTGATCGGGCATTGAACTTCAGTTCATGACCAATACGCGCCGTGTGAGGCATGAGTATGGTGAGATAGGGAGGTCTGCTTTTCCTTGAATTTCCAGACACCTCCGTTTTCCTTGCTACACAACTCTCGAATATCTCTGTGGGTTCAATGAAGCAGATGCCGACGGAAAAGGTCCTCGAAATGAACACGCCTCCCGGCGATCCCCTGTATACCATTCTCATTGTGGATGATGAAACGGTTGTGCGGATGGTTGCCAAGAAGCGTTTGGCCAAACTGCCCTGTCGATTATTAGAGGCAGGTAGCGGGGAAGAGGCGCTAGTCATCCTGGATCACGAGCCGGTGGATCTCATCCTGTCGGATTGGGTCATGCCCGGTCTTGATGGTCCCGGACTTTGTGAAGCGATTAAACAGGATGAACGCTATCGCACGATCCATTTTATCCTGATGACGGCATTGGACCATCCGACACAAATTGCCGAAGGGCTCAGCCGGGGAGCCGACGACTTTCTTTCCAAAACCGATTCCGATCATGAAATTGTCGCCAGAGTGTGCGCGGGGCTTCGAGCGCGACAGTTGATGACGTATGTGGAAAAGTCTAATCGGTTGTTATCACAAAAGCAGGCCGAATTAGATTCTGAGCTCCGTTCGGCCTCCACCTTTGTGCGTAGTCTGCTTCCCCGGACCGGGGAAGTGATTCCTGGAGTGCGGGTGGAGTGGGAATT is a genomic window containing:
- a CDS encoding FliA/WhiG family RNA polymerase sigma factor; amino-acid sequence: MKRGAVTTVSESPVSEKPASLNPTKLSLSTQERETLVQEFLPVIKYMAMRMAMRASSGLNVEDLMSAGMVGLLDALTKFDPSREIKFRTYAEFRIRGAMLDEIRAMDWVPRSLRERIGKIQHAANEWTKRKGRPPTEDELAESLGMEAQEVDETLLQAKGAVVLSLDDLGSNDEDSHPILDALADRDQPSPLETLVSEDARQALVDAIERLPERQRLVLTLYYFEELTMKEIGVVLHVTESRICQLHAQAMIRLKALLHTRLGP